The Marivirga tractuosa DSM 4126 genome contains the following window.
TCGAAATGCAGACACAAAACCATCTATATCTTCACTGATTTTTTCATATAGAAATAATAGCACAAGAATAGTTACAAAAAGTTTAACAATAATAAGGAAAGACTTTTTCAATGTATTTGCTATAAATAAAAAACCACCTTACAATGATGCACATTAGAAGGTGGTTTTCAAAATTTAAGTAACTAATTAAATGATTTGAGGAAGGCACCAATACGAGCTTTCGGTATTGATAATCTGCCCTTGATTGTACCTAATCAAGCAAAAAATCATCATCTTTAACTTAAAAGAACTAGCGTCTTTGTTCTTCAAGTTTATTTAATGCGGTTTGCAACTCTCTTTTTATCTTCACTTGCTTATCATGCGAGCGCTTCCTTAAATCTTCCAACTCTTGATCTACCAATTCTTTATCCTTTTTTGCTTGTCGGGTCATTCTAAAGCTATTCAAGAACATGATATAGACGATTACCAAGCCTGCTATCAAAATAACTACAATACTCCACATGACAACATTATAAGTAGTCTTGGACATTGGAATACCTAATAATGGCATCTGATTTACTTCTTCTTTTGCCGCTTCCAATTCACTTGACAATCTATTCATTTGAGATTTAGCCGAATCCCTTTCAGTTTCAGCTTTCATCTTAGCACTTTTGGCTGAAGCTACATTTCCTTTTAATGCTTGGACTGAATCATTCATGATCTGACCAAATTCATTCACTTTTGTAATAGGAATTACTTTATATTTTTCAAAAGTCTCACTGCCGTCTATCATATTTTGATATTGCTCTGATAAATTGTCATTATCTTGTGATTTTGCATTAAACTGAATAGCAAAAGCAGTCATTAAAATAATAACCAATACCTTAAATCTCATCATAATATATTTATCGTAAAAAATACCCCATTAATTTGTTGTAAATATAGTTTGAACGAATGGAATTAAAAAAACTTATACCAATTTGAATTATAAAATCGCTAATTCTTTTAACATTTTCAATTAAAGAAAAGTTGATTGGACATGAAAAAAGAACATCAAAAATTAACTTTAAAAATTGCTGCAATCTATAATGTTTTGTGGGGCGCTTGGGTGGTATTATTCCCACAACATTTTTTTGAACTTGTTGGCATGGAAAAAATCAATCATCCAGTAGTGTGGCAAGGTATGGGAATGGTAATTGGAGTGTATGGATTAGGCTATTGGTGGGCATCGTACAATCCAATTCGCCACTGGCCCATTATTATGGTAGGTTTTTTAGGTAAAATTTTTGGCCCTTTGGGATTTTTATTCAATTACTTAAATGGTCTAATTCCATTTGAGTTTATTTACACCTTATTCACCAATGATTTTGTATGGTGGATTCCATTTTTCTTAATTTTAAAAGATGTTCATGTTAAAACAAATTGGAAATTATCTTAAAAGCAAAGCTTCTGTAAGATTAATGACGGGGTTCTACTTGGTGGCAGGCTTTAACCATTTCCTCAATCCGGATTTTTATATAAGTCTAATCCCACCGTTTTTCACAAATCCGGAAAATATTAACGTACTAAGTGGATTAGCTGAGATTTTGTTAGCCACCGCAATTTTGTTTTATCCAAGTAGAAAATATGCTTCTTATGGCATCATCGCCATGTTGATAGCTTTCATCCCTTCCCATGTCTATTTTATACAAATTGGTTCTTGCATCTCTGATGGGTTATGCGTTCCAAATTGGATTGGATGGATTCGATTAGTACTTATTCATCCTGCATTACTTTTCTGGGCTTGGCTAGTAGGTAAATCTACTGCTTGAAAATACTTGTTTTCGAGAGTGAAATTTAGAGCTAAATTATTGAAGATTTCAGGCTGATCTATATTACAAATATGTCCAGCCTCAAAAATCCGCTTAAAAAGCACACGACTATGCTTTTCAGAAAATCTTTGGGCTGATTTCAAAAAGATGTAATCTGCCTTTCCCATTACAACCATAGCTGGAAAATTAATCTTTTGATTATAGAATCGGTCTAAAAGCTTAAAGAACTCCTTATAAAGCCCTACCCACTTCATGTATTCCTCTGGAGACAATTTTTCTGCCTGTTTCCTATAAATCCTCCTAGAATTTTGATGCTCTTTGTACGGCATTAATAAATAAGAAAAGATGCTATACATCCATTTATAAGGTAAAATAAGGTTGAAGAATCTTGCTAACTGTACAAAAGCTTTAATCCATGCATTAGCTTTAAAAATACCGCCAGCAAATATGGCGCTTGCTACCAGTGCAGGATACTTAATACTCAAATCCTGCATAATAACACTGCCGAAACTAAGTGTGATGAAATGAGCCTTATCAATTTGATACTGATCCACTACTGCTTTAATATCCTCAGTAATAATATCAAAATTATAATTACCGATTTCTGGTTCCATATTTTTTGACATACCATGATCTCTTAAATCAATCAGAAGTAAATTGTAATAGGGCTTAAATGCTTCAACTTGATATTTCCAAGTGGCAGTGCTTCCTCCTGCACCGTGAATAAAAACGATCCATTCCTTCGAGTTTTTATTAGGATAAACAATTGCATTAAGAGTTGTTTTTTTCATAATGCTTAAACATCCACTATCCACTATTGTTATAAACCTGAGTTTGACATTAATTTGGAAATTCAGGTTATAAGCTGTTTACTTTACAATGGTTAAAAGATGTCATTTACTAATTGCTTAATTTTCCAATCTTTAAAAATGCTACTATAGCGAAAGAGAATGCTTCAATACCTAAAAGAATTATCAGATTTCGGCTTATTTATTTTAATCTGGATGGTACAACTGATCATTTACCCTTCCTTCACCTACATGCAAAAACCCGATCTAATCAGTTGGCATCCAAGATATACAAATGCCATTTCTATAGTAGTCATGCCTTTAATGTTAGTTCAATTGATCGCTACCTCTTACCTGAC
Protein-coding sequences here:
- a CDS encoding alpha/beta fold hydrolase — its product is MKKTTLNAIVYPNKNSKEWIVFIHGAGGSTATWKYQVEAFKPYYNLLLIDLRDHGMSKNMEPEIGNYNFDIITEDIKAVVDQYQIDKAHFITLSFGSVIMQDLSIKYPALVASAIFAGGIFKANAWIKAFVQLARFFNLILPYKWMYSIFSYLLMPYKEHQNSRRIYRKQAEKLSPEEYMKWVGLYKEFFKLLDRFYNQKINFPAMVVMGKADYIFLKSAQRFSEKHSRVLFKRIFEAGHICNIDQPEIFNNLALNFTLENKYFQAVDLPTSQAQKSNAG
- a CDS encoding DoxX family protein; translation: MLKQIGNYLKSKASVRLMTGFYLVAGFNHFLNPDFYISLIPPFFTNPENINVLSGLAEILLATAILFYPSRKYASYGIIAMLIAFIPSHVYFIQIGSCISDGLCVPNWIGWIRLVLIHPALLFWAWLVGKSTA